One Halichondria panicea chromosome 3, odHalPani1.1, whole genome shotgun sequence genomic region harbors:
- the LOC135333251 gene encoding uncharacterized protein LOC135333251 isoform X4 produces MVFKFWITFLVLFKVEALGSTDMSSSLGQEFYLGFMQNIGGGQFSSLRLLIGTDTQFASYVVETVDQIVQQGSVSSGTPVSVHISGLDLEVFTSNYDNRWKGIRVASNEDIFVVAENFILAINHGVFLAYPRFTFEQEVDYEYYIVSIEDITDFAHSQLLLVGCENETTITILPSQNVILPTNLQESSTSILVNAGTTSHTMVLNQLQTLLVSSFDDLTGTKIVSDKPLTVIGGHECAVNPASSSACEPLAVQIPSSLLWGRQFLLAPFTGRGSEQYFKLFSSIPTTVNYTCGNSSFSFNNVTNRIFGTYEYCYLESINPLLVAQVSTGSSIDFSGDLAIALISPIDNYVRETSFVSLPSYLFSLNYISVTVAIENFNSSCIMFDDQVIDCDWNEILNTEMQVVGYGCSKAVNSGSTVGTQHTVYHDNGTLSVLVYGFNGGPSLGYAYLTGQTLTEKQVTPISPPENVTAIVSSSTEICVTWAEVPVIGRIGVITSYEVMYEPLMTLDGQLVSVSLDTTGFFLSLNSLQEYIEYNISVRAYTSVGPGPYSLGIVRRTLEDVPYSSPRNIDAISTSSTVIHVSWIKVNEIDQNGVITMYEVVYLGEFDLTNRSVFTLDGDTLTVNITGVEEFAEYNISVRAYTSVGPGPYSQVQMELTMEDVPVSPPQNIRTTALSSTEIEVSWDSIPEIDRNGVINMYEVLYEPLMTLGGLLTTATLNTTDLFLILNSLQEYVEYNISVRAYTSVGPGPYSLGIVRRTLEDVPYSSPRNVDAISTSSTVIHVSWIKVNEIDQNGVITMYEVVYLGEFDLTNRSVFTLDGDTVTVNITGVEEFAEYNISVRAYTSVGPGPYSQVQTDLTMEDVPVSPPQNIRTTALSSTEIEISWDKIPEIDQNGVISMYEVMYVMTFGGLITTRTIITIDLTLTINLSNLEEFVEYNISVRAYTSIGSGPYSVWTVRRTLEDVPSSAPRNILVSAVEPSSLYVSWERPLEIDVNGILTNYTIEHRTLNHTGDPLVVPSTTLNVLLEGLRFFTVYNVSISANTAVGKGPSVQMSQRTLVRTCPQDSSSGFLWASITEGSVLSLPCTQASSQFRPGTYATRMCLLGGTWSEVDLTSCTLDSMDSNPFMLVYLDLQEPSRRKKRSIENLLLEPMELRRKVRAATSNNSQLLLMELETIFSSLNITTEAIRVLHLAQTAEGLSIAFEIVLPKESESLPPVFVDYFNNEIQTNGLAGYSVSSGGLSGIIGVGPTETCECGTTAGGNTSIITSLQLCTGLSLSPCSCETGGCECQEPYVGDGRHCTLDSDGDLFPDVALNISSCTEENSYCVQDVCPSVSNVNQDPSDCTSTMDPGFDGCPFEEDPVWSIEWPNTERNTISTQRCPGDLDNVIGNATRLCDDNGVWLSTIVETCEDERFVEVVNQAEELFSSDANMTELVEEAIVITQTLVIITDQTSILLPSSLSSTTTIVTNILDVFEEAQNISTIASNTVIREGMLLVEIINNVLEVNNTAGWTELSETDSSSEVLLDNAERLGVLLANSQNNTGSNEPLRISRPNIAITASTFDTSREATIEELTLPKQEDVVNLSLTIQPAQIQIPPNLLLERLSEEGNRSIPVVFIWFQNLEDFLSTSVDNLGNNTRGASSVVSIQVGRARSTTTSAVLLNSPVQLNFSFENINKSQEYRCAFWNFSQSGEGQWSSQNVFTIGNISANLTTTVQCVSTHLTSFAVLVDVAGGLKNIHLDESIGLDVVSYIGCVFSILCLSVTVVFYLYQGKKLFKAVHFFVHLNLSISLLLAYTIFIIGIQTAAASTVGCIFIAAILHYLFLSAFCWMMCEGVMLYLMLVTVFSQVSKAWWFFLLLGYATPLPFVVITISVRWEQYGVRNDDGDLEFCWLSTDNGTIFGFVAPMMLIIVINVLFLILTLRALWKSQKNKLERQLHGNVKDSKIRISIIKSVLFAVVILLPLLGLTWVFGLLTINSNTSVFAWIFTILNSLQGLGVLFFHVIRSDAVWSRIMSTLNNCRGKITTTSDPKLTTDTAKTPKKMLAPYLKANLKRVICLLSKMHMELMKRLTHSN; encoded by the exons ATGGTGTTCAAGTTTTGGATAACCTTCCTTGTCCTCTTCAAAG TGGAGGCTCTAGGATCAACAGACATGT CCTCATCACTTGGCCAAGAGTTTTATCTAGGCTTTATGCAAAATATTGGTGGTGGACAATTCTCTTCATTAAGGCTCCTGATAGGAACAGATACTCAATTTGCTAGCTATGTCGTAGAGACAGTGGACCAAATTGTTCAACAAGGAAGTGTATCATCTGGAACTCCTGTTTCTGTCCATATTTCAGGGCTAGATCTAGAGGTATTTACTTCCAATTATGATAACAGGTGGAAAGGCATTCGTGTGGCTAGTAATGAAGATATTTTCGTAGTTGCCGAAAACTTCATTCTTGCTATTAACCATGGTGTGTTTCTAGCATACCCACGCTTCACTTTTGAGCAAGAAGTTGACTATGAATACTACATTGTTTCTATCGAAGATATAACAGATTTTGCCCATAGCCAACTCCTTCTAGTTGGTTGCGAAAATGAGACCACTATTACAATATTGCCTTCTCAGAATGTGATTCTACCAACAAATCTCCAGGAAAGTAGTACTTCTATTCTTGTGAATGCAGGCACCACAAGTCACACAATGGTGTTGAACCAATTGCAAACCCTCCTTGTGTCTAGTTTTGATGACCTGACTGGTACAAAGATTGTCTCAGACAAACCACTCACGGTGATCGGTGGTCATGAGTGTGCTGTTAATCCGGCTTCTTCTTCTGCATGTGAGCCACTTGCCGTACAGATTCCTTCTTCTCTTTTGTGGGGTAGGCAGTTCCTTTTAGCACCATTTACTGGCAGAGGTAGTGAACAATATTTCAAACTTTTTTCCTCGATTCCGACCACAGTTAATTACACATGCGGAAACTCTTCTTTTAGTTTCAATAACGTTACAAATCGCATATTTGGTACTTATGAGTATTGCTATCTCGAATCTATTAATCCATTGCTGGTAGCTCAAGTGTCCACTGGCAGTAGTATCGACTTTAGTGGAGACCTAGCTATAGCTTTGATTTCTCCAATTGATAACTATGTACGCGAAACGTCATTTGTCTCTCTGCCTTCATACTTGTTTTCTCTGAACTATATCAGTGTCACCGTAGCAATAGAGAATTTTAATAGTTCCTGTATCATGTTTGATGATCAAGTAATTGATTGTGATTGGAATGAAATCTTAAATACTGAAATGCAAGTTGTTGGATATGGATGCAGTAAGGCTGTAAACTCCGGCAGCACAgtgggcacacaacacacagtgTACCATGATAATGGCACACTCTCAGTTCTTGTGTATGGTTTCAATGGAGGACCTTCACTTGGCTATGCTTACCTGACTGGTCAGACATTAACAG AAAAGCAAGTGACTCCTATCAGTCCACCTGAAAACGTAACAGCTATCGTATCGTCTTCCACTGAGATTTGTGTGACTTGGGCTGAAGTTCCTGTGATTGGCCGGATTGGAGTTATCACATCGTACGAGGTTATGTACGAGCCCCTGATGACCCTTGATGGTCAACTTGTTTCGGTATCACTCGACACAACCGGCTTTTTCCTCTCTCTGAATAGCCTACAAGAATATATAGAGTACAACATCTCAGTGAGAGCATACACCAGCGTTGGGCCAGGACCTTACAGTTTGGGAATTGTCAGGAGGACACTGGAAGACG TGCCTTATTCATCACCAAGAAATATCGATGCAATATCGACTTCCTCCACTGTAATCCACGTTTCTTGGATTAAAGTCAACGAGATCGACCAGAATGGTGTCATCACCATGTATGAGGTCGTGTACTTGGGTGAGTTTGATCTCACAAATAGAAGTGTTTTCACCTTGGATGGTGACACGCTCACTGTCAACATCACTGGAGTGGAAGAGTTTGCAGAATACAATATCTCAGTGAGAGCATACACCAGTGTGGGACCAGGACCTTACAGCCAGGTACAGATGGAATTGACTATGGAAGATG TCCCAGTCAGTCCACCTCAAAATATTAGGACTACTGCCTTATCCTCGACTGAAATAGAAGTATCTTGGGACAGCATTCCTGAGATAGACCGGAATGGAGTAATCAATATGTACGAGGTTTTGTACGAACCACTGATGACATTAGGTGGTCTGCTCACCACAGCAACACTTAATACAACAGACTTGTTTCTAATTCTGAATAGCCTGCAAGAATATGTAGAGTACAACATCTCAGTGAGAGCATACACCAGCGTTGGGCCAGGACCTTACAGTTTGGGAATTGTCAGGAGGACACTGGAAGACG TGCCTTATTCATCACCAAGAAATGTCGATGCAATATCGACTTCCTCCACTGTAATCCACGTTTCTTGGATTAAAGTCAACGAGATCGACCAGAATGGTGTCATCACCATGTATGAGGTCGTGTACTTGGGTGAGTTTGATCTCACAAATAGAAGTGTTTTCACCTTGGATGGTGACACGGTCACTGTCAACATCACTGGAGTGGAGGAGTTTGCAGAGTACAATATCTCAGTGAGAGCATACACCAGTGTGGGACCAGGACCTTACAGCCAGGTGCAGACGGATTTAACTATGGAAGATG TCCCAGTCAGTCCACCTCAAAATATTAGGACTACTGCCTTATCCTCGACTGAAATAGAAATCTCTTGGGACAAAATTCCTGAGATAGACCAGAATGGAGTCATCAGCATGTACGAGGTTATGTATGTGATGACTTTTGGCGGTTTGATCACTACCAGAACAATCATCACAATCGACTTGACATTGACTATAAATCTCAGTAACTTGGAAGAGTTTGTGGAGTACAACATTTCAGTAAGAGCTTACACAAGCATTGGGTCTGGTCCTTACAGTGTGTGGACGGTCAGGAGAACTCTGGAAGATG TTCCTAGCTCTGCTCCTAGGAATATTTTGGTCAGTGCAGTGGAACCCAGCTCTCTCTATGTGTCCTGGGAACGACCATTAGAGATTGATGTCAATGGAATTCTCACTAACTATACGATTGAGCACCGTACACTTAATCACACAGGGGATCCTCTTGTTGTTCCCTCTACAACGCTGAATGTGCTATTGGAAGGACTGAGGTTCTTCACAGTCTATAATGTATCTATATCAGCAAACACAGCTGTTGGCAAAGGTCCAAGCGTTCAAATGAGCCAACGTACTCTTG TGCGAACTTGTCCCCAAGATTCCAGCAGTGGCTTTTTATGGGCCAGTATAACCGAAGGGAGTGTATTGTCTCTCCCTTGTACACAAGCAAGTTCACAGTTTAGACCAG GTACATATGCAACACGAATGTGTCTATTGGGAGGTACTTGGAGTGAAGTAGATTTGACCTCGTGTACCCTTGATAGTATGGATTCCAATCCTTTCATGCTGGTCTATCTCGATTTACAAGAACCAAGCAGAAGAAAAAAGCGTTCAATTGAAAATTTACTATTGGAGCCAATGGAACTGCGCAGAAAGGTGCGGGCAGCAACTAGCAACAACAGTCAGTTGCTACTGAtggag TTAGAGACAATTTTCAGTAGTCTTAACATTACCACTGAAGCTATTCGTGTCCTCCATCTCGCCCAAACTGCTGAAGGATTGTCAATAGCGTTTGAAATAGTTCTTCCTAAGGAAAGTGAAAGTCTTCCTCCTGTTTTTGTTGACTATTTCAACAATGAGATCCAAACTAATGGACTTGCTGGATACTCGGTTTCTTCTGGTGGACTCAGTGGTATCATAGGTGTAGGCCCTACAG AAACATGCGAATGCGGTACAACTGCTGGAGGGAATACTAGTATTATCACGTCTCTTCAACTCTGTACTGGATTGAGTTTAAGTCCTTGCAGCTGTGAGACAGGAGGCTGTGAG TGTCAAGAACCATACGTTGGTGATGGGAGGCATTGCACATTAGATTCTGATGGAGACCTCTTTCCTGATGTTGCCTTAAACATATCTAGCTGCACAGAAGAAAACTCGTATTGTGTACAG GATGTTTGTCCTTCAGTGTCCAATGTTAATCAAGATCCATCTGATTGTACATCAACCATGGATCCCG GGTTTGATGGGTGTCCCTTCGAAGAAGATCCCGTGTGGAGTATTGAATGGCCTAATACTGAGAGAAACACCATTAGCACACAAAGATGTCCTGGAGATTTGGACAATGTTATAG GAAACGCAACCCGGTTATGTGATGATAATGGAGTGTGGCTCAGTACTATTGTCGAAACATGTGAAGATGAACGATTTGTGGAAGTCGTCAATCAG GCTGAAGAGTTATTTTCCTCTGATGCTAATATGACAGAACTTGTTGAAGAAGCAATTGTGATTACACAGACATTAGTAATAATTACTGACCAGACATCAATTCTTCTTCCTAGCTCACTTTCCAGTACTACCACGATTGTAACAAATATTCTGGATGTTTTCGAGGAAGCTCAAAATATTAGCACTATTGCCTCAAATACTGTCATTCGTGAAGGAATG CTTCTTGTGGAAATTATTAACAATGTTCTAGAGGTCAATAATACGGCTGGGTGGACAGAGCTTTCCGAG ACTGACTCAAGCAGTGAAGTTCTTCTTGACAATGCTGAAAGGCTTGGTGTACTTTTAGCCAATTCGCAGAACAACACTGGAAGCAATGAACCTCTAAGGATATCTAGACCCAATATTG ctataacagCTAGCACATTTGATACTTCACGAGAAGCGACAATAGAAGAGCTTACGCTACCTAAACAGGAAGATGTGGTTAATCTTTCTTTAACTATACAACCTGCACAAATACAAATTCCACCAAATCTCCTGCTTGAGCGATTGTCAGAGGAGGGAAATCGAA GTATACCTGTTGTATTCATATGGTTTCAAAACTTGGAAGATTTCCTTTCAACGTCTGTGGATAATCTGGGCAACAATACACGTGGTGCTTCCAGTGTAGTTTCTATCCAAGTTGGGAGGGCAAGATCTACAACAACGTCAGCGGTGTTGTTAAACTCTCCTGTACAGTTAAACTTCAGTTTTGAAAAT ataaacaaaagCCAGGAGTATAGGTGTGCTTTCTGGAACTTTTCACAAAG TGGTGAAGGCCAATGGAGTAGTCAGAATGTGTTCACTATTGGAAATATCTCAGCGAATCTTACAACTACTGTCCAATGTGTGAGCACTCACCTAACAAGTTTTGCAGTGCTAGTGGATGTAGCTGGAGGGCTAAAG AATATCCACCTCGACGAGTCTATTGGTCTGGACGTGGTATCCTATATTGGCTGTGTGTTTTCAATCCTCTGCCTCAGTGTAACAGTTGTTTTCTATCTCTATCAAGG AAAGAAGCTGTTTAAAGCGGTTCATTTCTTCGTTCATCTAAATCTCTCAATTTCTCTGCTACTTGCTTACACAATTTTCATTATTGGAATCCAAACTGCAGCAGCTAGTACC GTTGGATGCATATTTATAGCTGCCATCTTGCATTACCTGTTTCTGAGTGCATTTTGCTGGATGATGTGTGAGGGAGTGATGCTCTACCTTATGCTGGTTACTGTGTTTAGCCAGGTTTCCAAAGCATGGTGGTTCTTTCTGTTACTGGGCTATG CTACACCGCTTCCATTTGTTGTCATTACTATATCTGTGAGATGGGAGCAATATGGTGTCAGAAATGATGATGGAGATTTGGAATT TTGCTGGCTTTCAACTGACAATGGAACTATATTCGGTTTTGTTGCTCCCATGATGCTAATAATCGTT ATTAATGTGCTATTCCTCATCCTCACCTTACGTGCTTTGTGGAAAAGCCAGAAAAATAAACTGGAAAGACAATTACATGGCAATGTAAAAGATTCTAAGATCAGGATATCCATCATTAA GTCTGTGCTATTCGCAGTGGTGATTTTGCTTCCACTGCTTGGTCTAACATGGGTGTTTGGACTTTTGACTATTAACTCCAATACATCTGTCTTTGCTTGGATATTCACTATCTTGAATTCCCTACAG GGCTTGGGTGTATTGTTCTTTCACGTTATTCGAAGTGATGCG GTTTGGAGTCGAATAATGTCTACTCTAAATAATTGTAGAGGAAAAATAACTACTACTTCTGACCCAAAGCTGACAACAGATACAGCCAAAACTCCCAAA AAGATGTTGGCCCCATATTTGAAAGCAAATCTGAAGAGGGTCATCTGTTTGCTGTCAAAAATGCATATGGAGTTGATGAAGCGTTTAACCCATTCGAACTAG